Part of the Paenibacillus guangzhouensis genome is shown below.
TTTTCGAGCATCCAATCCAGGAAATGAACCGCCGTTTCAATTCGATCTTTATCCATATTGCTATTGAAAGCGACCAATACATTAGAAGGTAGCTCTTGGTATAGGCCATTTTTACCGTATTTACTTGCTACAGACTCTAGTGGAGCTGCTTTGGCATCTGGTACATTCGCCTTCAGATCACGAATTTCATTATCCATACTCCAATTCCCGAAATAGATCCCTGCCTTCCCCGTCGTCCACAATTGTCGCGCATGTTGGAAGTTGCTATCAGTGATATATTCTTTATCAATCAGGCCTTGGTCAAATAATGATTTCTGGAAGGCTAGTGAATCGGTAAAACGATCTAACGTTCGACCAAACTTCATATGACCATCTTCCAAATACCATTGGTTCTCATTCGTAAAGAAGAACGCACGCATCACTTGGACGCCGTTACCGTTAAATACGATAGGTACTGTATCCTTCTGCCCATTGCCGTCCGGGTCTTCCTCCTTGAACTTCTTCGCTACCTCGATCAGTTCTTCCACCGTTGTGGGTGCTTTCAATTGCAGCTTATCCAGCCAATCCTGCCGTATCCACATGCCGTTATTCGCAATCGATTCAATACTTCGTTCACTTGTAACCGCATACATTTTTCCGTTAATCGTCATCGCTGATTTTAATTGTGGGTGATCCTCTAAATACTTCTTTAAGGTCGTACTATATTGATCGATGTAACTATCAATGGGCTGGATCGCGCCCTGATTCGCCAATTGGGCGATATAATTCCGGTCATATTCCCAGACGAGATCAGGTGCGCTGCCCGATGCGAATAAGGTGCTTAGTTTCTGCTGCGCTTGCCCTCGGTCAACCGGAATCCATTTCACGATCGCAGGAGAATTGTCATTCATCCATTTGGTCCACCGGTTACTCTCATAACTTCCTTCTTCCGTAGGTACACTCCCTCGATCAAAGGCTGAAATGCTGATTTCTTTCTTCGTTTCCGCAGGTTTCGGTGCTTCCGCTGCAGCTGATGGCGTCGTTGATTCATGTGATTCCGAATGTTTCACTGACGTTGCATTACTGCATGCTGCGAGCATCATAACACCTAAGCTCACCGTTAGTACCGATTTCCACGCCTGCTTCGAAATTCTCAATCTTCTCATCCCCTTTTCGAATCGTAGTTGTTACGTATATCAGGAACCTATGGTCCGATGATATCAGCCTTTCACAGAACCGATTAACACCCCTTTGACGAAATGCTTCTGCAGAAACGGATACAAAATAAGAATTGGCGTCACCGCGATCACGATTGCCGCAGCTTTGATCCCTTCCGGCGTTAGCATGATTTGATCGACACCTTCACTTCCTGTGCCATTATTCAGAAGACTCTGATTCACTTGCAGAATCATTTGATAGAGCTTGAGGGTTAGTGTCTGAAGGTTGCTCTGCGTAATATACAACAACACGTTAAAATAAGAATTCCACCAGCCCACGGCATAAAACAAAGATAGCGCAGCCATGATCGGTTTACATAATGGCAAAATGATCTGCAGCAGAATCCGCCAGTCTCCCGCCCCGTCTATCGCTGCGGACTCTTCTATTTCGTCAGGCAAGCCTTCCATGAATGTCTTCATGACGAACATATTGTAGGTACTGAGGAGTGCCGGCAGCCATAATGCCCAATACGAATTCATGAGTCCTAAGGATTTCACGAGGATAAAATTCGGGATGATTCCTGTCGTGAATAACATCGTGAAGATGATGAACATGAGTAGGAAATTACGACCTTGAAGCCTTTTTCTGGAGAGCGGATACGCTGCTAAAGTCGTTAATACCATATTCAACAGCGTCCCTACAAGGGTGACCACTATCGTATTTCCCATCGCCACGAAGAGTTGACCATCATCAAATAAACGAAGGTACGCCTGCGCGTTAAACTCAACGGGCCACAAAGACACTTCACCGGCTGTTATGGCCCTACTGCTGCTAAATGAAGATACGATGACATACCACAAAGGATATAAGGCTGCAAGGGAGAAGACACCGAGCATGACATAATTTGCCGCCGTCCCTGCACGAGACCAGAGCATATGAATAGGATTCTGAATGTACATGCGTTACCACAGCCCCCTTTCCCCGAACGCTCGGGTTAACCGATTTACACTGACGACCAGAATGAAGCTAACGAGTGATTGGAACAAACCTAAGGCGGTCGTATAACTATAACTCATGTTTTGTAGACCGACGCGATAGACATAGGTGCTGATGACATCAGCTACATCCAATACAGACTGATTTTGCAAAATGAGTGTCTGCTCCAATCCGACATCGAGCATACTGCCCATACGCAGCACGAGAAGGATAGCGATTGTGCTTCGAATGCCAGGAAGTGTAATATGCCACATCTGGCGGAGCTTGCTCGCGCCGTCGATCTTCGCTGCTTCGTAGAGCTGAGGGTCAATGGAAGCCATCGCTGCCAAGTAGAGAATGGTCCCCCAACCCGCTTCACGCCAAATCCCGGACACCGTGTATGCAACTGGCCACCATCTGGAATCTGCCATAAAGTAAATCGGTTCAATACCAAATACGTTCACAAGAACTGTATTCACGATCCCCGTACTCGGGGATAGGATCGCGATGAAGATGCCTCCCAAAATGACCCATGAGATGAAATGGGGTAAATACAGCAAGTTTTGTACGGTCCTCTTGTACCATTCTTTTCGAACTTCATTTAGCAGTAGCGCTAATACGATGGGTACCGGAAAGCCAAAGACAAGACTGTATACATTCAGTACCAACGTATTCCGAAGCACTCGCCAAAAATCAATACTTCCGAATAAGCTTTCGAAATGCTTAAACCCCACCCATGGGCTTCCAAATATCCCATCTCCCAAGCGATAGTCTTTAAAGGCGATGATCTCGCCGACCATTGGCGCATATTTGAACACGAAATAGAACAAGATCACGGGCAGCAGCATCAAGTACAAGTGACGATCGAGTATGAAGCGATGACGGAACGTCGAACGTTGATCCTTCATGTGGTTCATCCTTTCATTGGGGGTGAATCGATCGTACCGTGAGATCGAATATTTGGAAATAGACACGTTCTGAAGACAGTCACTATTCTTGCAAAATGTACATACACATTTCTTATACGAGGTAC
Proteins encoded:
- a CDS encoding extracellular solute-binding protein gives rise to the protein MRISKQAWKSVLTVSLGVMMLAACSNATSVKHSESHESTTPSAAAEAPKPAETKKEISISAFDRGSVPTEEGSYESNRWTKWMNDNSPAIVKWIPVDRGQAQQKLSTLFASGSAPDLVWEYDRNYIAQLANQGAIQPIDSYIDQYSTTLKKYLEDHPQLKSAMTINGKMYAVTSERSIESIANNGMWIRQDWLDKLQLKAPTTVEELIEVAKKFKEEDPDGNGQKDTVPIVFNGNGVQVMRAFFFTNENQWYLEDGHMKFGRTLDRFTDSLAFQKSLFDQGLIDKEYITDSNFQHARQLWTTGKAGIYFGNWSMDNEIRDLKANVPDAKAAPLESVASKYGKNGLYQELPSNVLVAFNSNMDKDRIETAVHFLDWMLEKGWMQMKFGEENVHYKLVDGQVPQRLDADKYRQEVAYANEYAILSQWNTKPEWIPIMAAQDALSQEIALAKSKALEVALKNEYRRDIAFSPDLPEVSQLIATFAPIATQIEVKVVTGGNTLSPAEGMEQIRQEWKRLGGENVEKLAQEWYEKNKEFLIVKK
- a CDS encoding carbohydrate ABC transporter permease, translated to MYIQNPIHMLWSRAGTAANYVMLGVFSLAALYPLWYVIVSSFSSSRAITAGEVSLWPVEFNAQAYLRLFDDGQLFVAMGNTIVVTLVGTLLNMVLTTLAAYPLSRKRLQGRNFLLMFIIFTMLFTTGIIPNFILVKSLGLMNSYWALWLPALLSTYNMFVMKTFMEGLPDEIEESAAIDGAGDWRILLQIILPLCKPIMAALSLFYAVGWWNSYFNVLLYITQSNLQTLTLKLYQMILQVNQSLLNNGTGSEGVDQIMLTPEGIKAAAIVIAVTPILILYPFLQKHFVKGVLIGSVKG
- a CDS encoding ABC transporter permease, with translation MKDQRSTFRHRFILDRHLYLMLLPVILFYFVFKYAPMVGEIIAFKDYRLGDGIFGSPWVGFKHFESLFGSIDFWRVLRNTLVLNVYSLVFGFPVPIVLALLLNEVRKEWYKRTVQNLLYLPHFISWVILGGIFIAILSPSTGIVNTVLVNVFGIEPIYFMADSRWWPVAYTVSGIWREAGWGTILYLAAMASIDPQLYEAAKIDGASKLRQMWHITLPGIRSTIAILLVLRMGSMLDVGLEQTLILQNQSVLDVADVISTYVYRVGLQNMSYSYTTALGLFQSLVSFILVVSVNRLTRAFGERGLW